A genomic window from Streptomyces sp. WMMC940 includes:
- a CDS encoding DUF4231 domain-containing protein, with protein MVFRNADLPALFHHADETAVDRQRESVKGTRLQLLLLVLGSVFAALPWRGRVGDSFQLMGLLSASAYAWVLVVSFRGTRRRAKSHWQLNRSAAEFVRSMCWRYAVHGAPFDSDSPDPDRLFTTRLEEGLRELRKVGWVDPRENGGSVASGELITTPMRLLREKGFSVRKETYVRDRLIEQRNWYHRRAEISRRATTLWTATIGLLTALALLFGVLRTFSVTDSAEPVPLLSAAAAACLAWSEIRRHQPLIAAHSLVEEDLAAIHIAMETSVTEEQWPSAVYETERIVSPQHTDWLVQHRS; from the coding sequence ATGGTCTTTCGAAATGCCGATCTGCCGGCACTGTTCCACCACGCGGACGAGACGGCCGTCGACCGGCAGCGGGAGTCGGTCAAGGGCACCCGGCTGCAGTTGCTCCTCCTGGTCCTGGGCTCGGTGTTCGCGGCACTGCCCTGGCGCGGGAGGGTGGGCGACTCCTTCCAGCTCATGGGCCTGCTCAGCGCGTCGGCGTACGCCTGGGTGCTCGTCGTCAGCTTCCGCGGGACACGCCGCCGGGCGAAGTCGCACTGGCAACTCAACCGCTCCGCGGCGGAGTTCGTCCGGTCCATGTGCTGGCGCTACGCGGTGCACGGGGCACCGTTCGACTCCGACTCCCCCGATCCGGACCGGCTGTTCACGACCCGGCTGGAGGAAGGGCTCCGTGAACTGCGCAAGGTCGGCTGGGTGGATCCTCGGGAGAACGGCGGGAGCGTGGCCTCCGGCGAGCTGATCACCACCCCGATGCGGCTGCTGCGGGAGAAGGGCTTCAGCGTACGCAAGGAGACGTATGTGAGGGACCGTCTGATCGAGCAGCGCAACTGGTACCACCGGCGTGCGGAGATCTCCCGGCGCGCCACCACGCTGTGGACGGCGACGATCGGTCTGCTCACCGCGCTCGCGCTGCTGTTCGGGGTACTGCGCACGTTCTCCGTCACGGACTCGGCCGAGCCGGTACCACTGCTGTCCGCGGCCGCCGCGGCGTGTCTGGCGTGGAGCGAGATCCGGCGGCACCAGCCGCTGATCGCGGCGCACTCCCTGGTGGAGGAGGACCTGGCCGCGATCCACATCGCGATGGAGACCTCGGTGACGGAGGAGCAGTGGCCGTCGGCGGTGTACGAGACCGAGCGGATCGTCTCGCCCCAGCACACCGACTGGCTGGTGCAGCACCGGAGTTGA
- a CDS encoding phosphatase PAP2 family protein → MRTDIFARLDREPEPPKIEIPRMSRTRLALFGGTSAFYLAIVVAVLISSWLVIVDWKVMLFRPYQQWPELHAFLDYFVVLGQRGPTAVMVAAWLGWRSWRQHTLRPLLVLGASLLLLNATVGAVKLGLGRLGPHYATQIGSAELFAGGDIFPSGHTANAVVTWGILAYLATTPRARRYLSALSAVVALGVGLTTVYLGTHWLSDVLLGWAAGLLILLALPWCEPLIARVEDAILSLRNRLRARRLPLPSLPVASGGPRPAVYPQRIPAEDGGEPVRRPVGATSAARTAGTRSTVGSVALPAAGQKQQTGAPATSGVTAAARHGQARTHAVGRSPHPPHTPWTTAPAGSRRPPRSRPVGG, encoded by the coding sequence GTGCGTACCGACATCTTTGCCCGTCTGGACCGGGAGCCGGAGCCGCCGAAGATAGAGATCCCGCGGATGAGCCGCACCCGTCTCGCCCTCTTCGGCGGGACTTCGGCGTTCTATCTCGCGATCGTCGTCGCCGTGCTCATCTCGTCCTGGCTGGTGATCGTCGACTGGAAGGTCATGCTCTTCCGGCCGTATCAGCAGTGGCCCGAACTGCACGCGTTCCTGGACTACTTCGTGGTGCTCGGCCAGCGCGGACCGACGGCCGTGATGGTCGCCGCCTGGCTCGGCTGGCGCTCATGGCGGCAGCACACGCTGCGTCCGCTGCTGGTGCTGGGGGCCTCGCTGCTGCTGCTGAACGCGACGGTGGGAGCGGTCAAGCTGGGCCTGGGCCGGCTGGGCCCGCACTACGCGACGCAGATCGGCTCCGCCGAACTCTTCGCCGGCGGCGATATATTTCCTTCGGGCCACACCGCCAATGCCGTCGTGACCTGGGGAATCCTCGCCTATCTGGCCACCACGCCGCGGGCCAGGCGATATCTGTCGGCGCTGTCCGCCGTGGTCGCCCTGGGCGTCGGGCTGACGACCGTCTACCTCGGTACGCACTGGCTCAGCGACGTGCTGCTGGGCTGGGCCGCCGGTCTGTTGATCCTGCTCGCCCTGCCGTGGTGCGAGCCGCTCATCGCACGCGTCGAGGACGCGATCCTCTCGCTGCGGAACCGGCTGCGCGCCCGTCGGCTGCCGCTGCCGTCGCTGCCCGTCGCCTCCGGCGGCCCGCGGCCGGCCGTGTACCCGCAGCGGATCCCGGCCGAGGACGGCGGGGAACCGGTGCGCCGCCCGGTGGGGGCGACGAGCGCCGCCCGTACGGCGGGCACCAGGAGCACCGTCGGCAGCGTCGCGCTGCCGGCCGCCGGGCAGAAGCAGCAGACCGGAGCGCCGGCCACCTCCGGCGTCACCGCGGCCGCCCGGCACGGGCAGGCCCGCACGCACGCGGTGGGGCGCTCGCCGCATCCGCCGCACACGCCCTGGACCACGGCCCCGGCCGGGAGCCGGCGCCCACCCCGGTCGCGCCCGGTGGGCGGCTGA
- a CDS encoding I78 family peptidase inhibitor translates to MAPTPTPSGQPDDAPESYVGLDADSAERRARGRGWTTVRSLPPGSVITMEYLEGRLNFEVDDGTVRRCWKG, encoded by the coding sequence ATGGCACCGACACCGACCCCCTCAGGACAGCCGGACGACGCCCCGGAGTCCTATGTCGGCCTCGACGCCGACAGTGCGGAGCGGCGCGCCCGCGGCCGCGGCTGGACCACCGTCAGATCGCTTCCGCCCGGCTCCGTCATCACCATGGAGTACCTCGAGGGCCGGCTGAACTTCGAGGTCGACGACGGCACCGTCCGCCGCTGCTGGAAGGGCTGA
- a CDS encoding acyl-CoA dehydrogenase family protein, producing the protein MSAPSKLPPFDPADPLGIDDLLEPEDLAVRDTVRSWAAGRVLPHIAQWYESGELPAIRELARELGSIGALGMSLTGYGCAGATSVQYGLACLELEAADSGIRSLVSVQGSLAMYAIWKYGSEEQKQRWLPSMAAGETIGCFGLTEPDHGSDPAGMRTYAKRDGSDWVLNGRKMWITNGSVAGVAVVWARTDDGIRGFAVPTDAPGFSAPEIRHKWSLRASVTSELVLDEVRLPEDAVLPGVTGLKGPLSCLSHARYGIVWGAMGAARSSFEAALDYARTREQFGKPIGGFQLTQAKLADMALELHKGILLAHHLGRRMDAGTLRPEQVSFGKLNNVREAIEICRTARTILGANGISLEYPVMRHATNLESVLTYEGTVEMHQLVLGKALTGLDAFR; encoded by the coding sequence ATGTCCGCACCCTCGAAGCTGCCCCCCTTCGACCCCGCCGACCCCCTCGGCATCGACGACCTGCTGGAGCCGGAGGACCTCGCTGTCCGCGACACGGTCCGCTCCTGGGCCGCCGGCCGCGTGCTGCCGCACATCGCCCAGTGGTACGAGAGCGGTGAACTCCCCGCCATCCGCGAACTGGCCCGGGAGCTCGGCTCGATCGGCGCGCTCGGGATGTCGCTGACCGGCTACGGCTGCGCCGGCGCCACCTCCGTCCAGTACGGACTCGCCTGCCTGGAGCTGGAGGCCGCCGACTCCGGTATCCGCTCGCTCGTCTCCGTCCAGGGCTCGCTCGCGATGTACGCGATCTGGAAGTACGGCTCCGAGGAGCAGAAGCAGCGGTGGCTGCCGTCCATGGCGGCCGGCGAGACCATCGGCTGCTTCGGGCTCACCGAGCCCGACCACGGCTCCGACCCGGCGGGAATGCGCACCTACGCCAAGCGCGACGGCTCCGACTGGGTGCTCAACGGGCGCAAGATGTGGATCACCAACGGCTCCGTCGCCGGCGTCGCCGTCGTCTGGGCCCGGACCGACGACGGCATCCGGGGCTTCGCCGTCCCCACCGACGCACCGGGCTTCTCGGCCCCCGAGATCCGGCACAAGTGGTCGCTGCGGGCCTCCGTCACCAGCGAACTCGTCCTGGACGAGGTGCGGCTGCCGGAGGACGCCGTCCTCCCGGGCGTGACGGGACTCAAGGGACCGCTCAGCTGCCTGTCGCACGCCCGATACGGCATCGTCTGGGGTGCGATGGGCGCGGCGCGCTCCAGCTTCGAGGCGGCGCTGGACTACGCGAGGACGCGGGAGCAGTTCGGAAAGCCCATCGGGGGCTTCCAGCTCACCCAGGCCAAGCTCGCCGACATGGCGCTCGAACTGCACAAGGGAATCCTGCTCGCCCACCATCTCGGGCGGCGGATGGACGCCGGGACGCTCCGCCCGGAGCAGGTCAGTTTCGGGAAGCTGAACAACGTACGGGAGGCGATCGAGATCTGCCGCACCGCGCGTACGATCCTCGGCGCCAACGGGATCTCGCTCGAGTACCCCGTGATGCGGCACGCCACCAACCTCGAGTCGGTGCTCACCTACGAGGGCACCGTCGAGATGCACCAGCTCGTGCTGGGCAAGGCGCTCACCGGCCTCGACGCGTTCCGGTAG
- the fxsBH gene encoding radical SAM/SPASM protein FxsBH, inactivated beta-hydroxylase extension form, translated as MTGPVVPFREIVLKVHSRCDLACDHCYIYEHADQSWRTRPKAISDEAIFWTALRLAEHAKKHALPSVSVILHGGEPLLAGPARLRRVCEELTKALDGVAALDLRIHTNGLQLSPRYLELFDEFGVKVGISLDGDQAANDRHRRFADGRSSHPLVLKAVRLLGTDRWRHLNLGLLCTVDVANDPVAVLDALTELDPPRIDFLLPHATWDEPPPRPDGSPTAYADWLLAVFDRWDRQGRRVPVRLFASVLSTLSGGPGLTESLGLTPTDLVVVETDGALEQVDSLKTAYEGAAATGFDVFAHTFDEVAAHPGVRARQLGLAGVGHACRACPVVRSCGGGLYTHRYRSGTGFDNTSVYCTDLEALVRGIEQRTAARSVSAAVTDDGELRTEQHELTRLLLADLHRELDGRGGEEWARAWELAGAVDRHPGVLDPVLTHPYTRGWLLGALDALHEGVPGAVLPPAARLASSVAAAVVRGGLDLPVPVPYEGGTLLLPTLGELRLAGAQPRGTAEVRPVEKGLLVRTGGGEWHIPRPDEPGAGWRPVRRLGRDGAPDLAIDDLDPYRDCFDACALPRLDHGEAAEWTDRLARAWGLLRTRAPEQAAAAAASLTTLTPVDGSLPSAGRHGLGALGVPLRAGAGELAPLLLRGWRRTRLRALLEVTDLYADDGLWTHPAPWQEVPVPVSELLAGAYERTGLRAFDPDGAEAALRALDTLGRAAELTVGGKRLLALLWEEADRDRHSR; from the coding sequence ATGACCGGACCCGTGGTCCCCTTCCGCGAGATCGTATTGAAGGTCCACAGCAGATGTGATCTTGCGTGCGACCACTGCTATATCTACGAACACGCTGATCAGAGCTGGCGCACCCGCCCGAAAGCAATCTCTGACGAGGCGATTTTCTGGACAGCTCTGCGACTGGCCGAGCATGCGAAGAAACATGCCCTGCCCTCCGTGTCAGTGATCCTGCACGGAGGGGAGCCTCTGCTCGCCGGCCCCGCCCGGTTACGCCGGGTCTGTGAGGAACTCACCAAGGCCCTCGACGGTGTCGCCGCCCTCGACCTGCGCATTCACACCAATGGCCTCCAGCTGAGCCCCCGCTATCTCGAACTCTTCGACGAGTTCGGCGTCAAGGTCGGCATCTCCCTCGACGGCGACCAGGCCGCCAACGACCGCCACCGCCGCTTCGCGGACGGGCGGAGCAGTCACCCCCTCGTCCTGAAGGCCGTCCGACTGCTGGGTACGGACCGCTGGCGCCATCTCAACCTCGGCCTCCTGTGCACCGTCGACGTCGCCAACGACCCGGTCGCCGTACTCGACGCGCTGACGGAGCTGGACCCCCCGCGCATCGACTTCCTGCTGCCGCACGCCACCTGGGACGAGCCACCGCCCCGGCCGGACGGCTCCCCGACCGCGTACGCGGACTGGCTCCTCGCCGTCTTCGACCGCTGGGACCGGCAGGGCCGCCGGGTACCGGTGCGGCTCTTCGCCTCGGTCCTCTCCACCCTCTCCGGGGGCCCCGGGCTCACCGAGTCGCTCGGGCTCACCCCCACCGACCTCGTCGTCGTCGAGACCGACGGCGCCCTGGAGCAGGTCGACTCGCTCAAGACCGCCTACGAGGGCGCGGCGGCCACCGGCTTCGACGTCTTCGCCCACACCTTCGACGAGGTCGCCGCCCACCCGGGCGTCCGGGCCCGGCAGCTCGGCCTCGCCGGCGTCGGCCACGCCTGCCGCGCGTGCCCCGTCGTCCGCTCCTGCGGCGGCGGGCTCTACACCCACCGCTACCGCTCCGGCACCGGCTTCGACAACACCTCCGTCTACTGCACGGACCTCGAGGCCCTCGTTCGCGGTATCGAGCAACGCACCGCCGCCCGGTCGGTGTCCGCCGCGGTCACCGACGACGGGGAGCTGCGGACCGAACAGCACGAGCTGACGCGGCTGCTCCTCGCCGACCTGCACAGGGAGCTGGACGGACGCGGTGGTGAGGAGTGGGCCCGCGCCTGGGAACTGGCAGGCGCAGTCGACCGCCATCCCGGCGTGCTCGACCCCGTGCTGACCCACCCGTACACCCGCGGCTGGCTCCTCGGCGCCCTGGACGCGCTGCACGAGGGCGTGCCCGGCGCCGTGCTGCCGCCGGCCGCCAGGCTGGCTTCGTCGGTGGCCGCCGCCGTCGTCCGCGGCGGCCTGGACCTCCCCGTGCCGGTTCCGTACGAGGGCGGGACGCTGCTGCTGCCCACGCTCGGCGAACTCCGCCTCGCCGGGGCACAACCGCGCGGCACGGCGGAGGTGCGGCCCGTCGAGAAGGGCCTGCTCGTACGGACCGGCGGCGGCGAGTGGCACATCCCCCGGCCCGACGAACCGGGCGCCGGCTGGCGGCCCGTCCGCCGCCTCGGCCGCGACGGGGCGCCCGACCTCGCGATCGACGACCTCGACCCGTACCGTGACTGCTTCGACGCCTGCGCGCTGCCCCGGCTCGATCACGGCGAGGCGGCCGAGTGGACGGACCGGCTGGCCCGAGCCTGGGGCCTCCTGCGCACCCGTGCGCCCGAACAGGCCGCGGCCGCCGCCGCGTCGCTCACCACACTGACCCCCGTCGACGGCTCCCTGCCCTCGGCCGGACGGCACGGTCTCGGCGCGCTGGGCGTCCCACTGCGGGCCGGGGCCGGGGAGTTGGCACCCCTGCTGCTGCGCGGCTGGCGTCGGACGCGCCTCCGGGCCCTGCTGGAGGTCACCGACCTCTACGCCGACGACGGCCTGTGGACCCACCCGGCACCGTGGCAGGAGGTGCCGGTCCCGGTGTCCGAACTGCTCGCGGGGGCGTACGAACGGACCGGCCTCCGCGCCTTCGACCCGGACGGCGCGGAGGCCGCCCTGCGGGCGCTTGACACCCTGGGCCGCGCCGCGGAACTCACCGTCGGTGGAAAGCGCCTGCTGGCGCTGCTGTGGGAAGAGGCGGACCGTGACCGGCACAGTCGTTGA
- a CDS encoding cell division protein SepF, which yields MGSVRKASAWLGLVEDNDERYYDDEYAEGTGAGDQWVTDPRVRVASETAEEQGRRIATVSPDSFRDARGIGEHFREGVPVIVNLTSMEPSDAKRVVDFAAGLTFGLRGSIERVATRVFLLTPADTEIVSGESAGRPGDGFFNQS from the coding sequence ATGGGATCGGTGCGCAAGGCGAGTGCATGGCTCGGTCTCGTCGAGGACAACGACGAGCGCTACTACGACGACGAGTACGCCGAGGGTACGGGGGCCGGCGACCAGTGGGTGACCGACCCCCGCGTCCGGGTGGCCTCCGAGACGGCCGAGGAGCAGGGCCGCCGGATCGCCACCGTCTCCCCCGACAGCTTCCGGGACGCGCGCGGCATCGGCGAGCACTTCCGCGAGGGCGTTCCCGTCATCGTCAACCTGACCTCCATGGAGCCCTCGGACGCCAAGCGCGTGGTGGACTTCGCGGCCGGGCTGACCTTCGGACTGCGCGGCTCCATCGAGCGCGTGGCGACCCGGGTCTTCCTGCTGACCCCCGCCGACACGGAGATCGTCAGCGGGGAGTCCGCGGGCCGCCCGGGCGACGGCTTCTTCAACCAGAGCTGA
- a CDS encoding DUF5685 family protein, with protein MFGIVRPCTHRLTDGLKAEWTAHLCGLCLALRADHGQFARVVTNYDGLIVSVLTEAQTGRTPAHRRTAGPCPLRAMRTAPVARGEGARLAAAVSLVLASAKVRDHVADRDGVLARRPVAAAARRIATGWDRAGARAGAALGFDTAVLVDAVDRQTGIESLTGPGTPLLVVTEPTETATAAAFAHTAVLAGRPGNAAPLAEAGRLFGRLAHLLDAVEDREADAASGAWNPLTATGTSLTEARRLADDALHGIRLALRDAEFVDDRLLHMLLAHELRRSVDRAFGSAACVHQGHGGRPPQGGGPYGGPHGGGAGPYGPADPHGGGDPYGGTPYGGGPGGNGGEPPRFGFGGEPSKPKPRGFWAGCAVFVGLCCTCRLCCAEQYEGPWSRKKREGCCRKCDCNCDGCDCCCPCDGC; from the coding sequence GTGTTCGGAATCGTCCGGCCCTGTACCCATCGCCTCACCGACGGGCTCAAGGCGGAGTGGACGGCCCATCTCTGCGGGCTCTGCCTGGCACTTCGCGCGGACCACGGGCAGTTCGCCAGGGTCGTCACGAACTACGACGGGCTCATCGTCTCGGTTCTGACGGAGGCTCAGACCGGACGGACCCCCGCGCATCGGCGCACGGCCGGGCCCTGCCCCCTCCGCGCCATGCGCACCGCGCCCGTCGCCCGGGGCGAGGGCGCCCGGCTGGCCGCCGCCGTCTCGCTCGTCCTCGCCTCGGCCAAGGTCCGCGACCACGTGGCCGACCGGGACGGGGTGCTGGCCCGCAGGCCGGTGGCCGCGGCCGCGCGGCGGATCGCGACGGGCTGGGACCGTGCCGGCGCCCGTGCCGGCGCGGCACTGGGTTTCGACACGGCGGTGCTGGTCGACGCGGTGGACCGGCAGACCGGGATCGAATCGCTGACCGGCCCCGGCACGCCGCTGCTGGTGGTGACCGAGCCCACGGAGACGGCGACCGCGGCCGCCTTCGCGCACACCGCGGTCCTCGCCGGCCGCCCCGGCAATGCCGCGCCGCTCGCCGAGGCCGGCCGGCTCTTCGGACGGCTGGCGCACCTGCTGGACGCCGTGGAGGACCGGGAGGCCGACGCCGCGTCGGGTGCCTGGAACCCGCTCACGGCCACCGGCACGAGCCTCACCGAGGCCCGCCGTCTCGCCGACGACGCCCTCCACGGCATCAGGCTCGCCCTGCGGGACGCGGAGTTCGTCGACGACCGGCTGCTGCACATGCTCCTCGCACACGAACTGCGGAGGTCCGTGGACCGGGCCTTCGGCTCGGCGGCCTGCGTGCACCAGGGACACGGCGGCCGGCCCCCGCAGGGAGGCGGTCCGTACGGCGGCCCCCACGGGGGAGGGGCAGGACCGTACGGACCCGCCGACCCCCATGGAGGCGGCGACCCGTACGGCGGCACTCCCTACGGCGGCGGACCCGGCGGGAACGGGGGCGAGCCGCCCCGGTTCGGCTTCGGCGGCGAGCCCTCGAAGCCCAAGCCGCGCGGCTTCTGGGCGGGCTGTGCGGTCTTCGTCGGCCTGTGCTGCACCTGCCGGCTCTGCTGCGCCGAGCAGTACGAAGGCCCCTGGTCCCGCAAGAAGCGTGAGGGCTGCTGCCGCAAGTGCGACTGCAACTGCGACGGTTGCGACTGCTGCTGTCCCTGTGACGGCTGCTAG
- a CDS encoding MFS transporter has product MFGRTTAGARPRAAGGGANRWVVLLVLCVSLLLVALDATVLHVAVPAVTEDLRPSGVELLWIVDAYPLVCASLLILFGTLGDRVGRRRVLLLGYALFGVASAVAALATTPEVLIGARALLGVGGAMIMPATLSILRAVFPDRRERATAIGIWTAVAAVGAATGPVLGGFLVQHFWWGSVFLINIPLMLLILPVGRWLLPESRGDRGGPWDVLGALMAAAGVLGVVLGVKRLGAGDALLDLGTAGPLLAGAVLLVLFVRRQKRRRHPLIDMRMFARATFSTSVGCIVLAMLALVGLELIAVQYLQLVLGLSPLETGLRLLPLTFAAMAAGATGSLTLRRLGPRRMVGWGFVLTAAAVVLLTLMGQHDRPLLLTAGFVLLGFGLQTTLFGAYESMLSEAPPEQAGGAAAIGETSYQLGAGMGIALLGSVMNAAYAPGLDDAASAPPAARSAAAHSLGEAYQVALQLGGPAGDALRTAARHAFVHGLHVTLFVSAGLLLLGALAALRLPKVMECAEPDDLTGLHDGRRAPDTRSGPPAPEPALPGAPLRDHLRPESAVPARRAPAEAGGPARTGRTAH; this is encoded by the coding sequence ATGTTCGGGAGGACCACGGCCGGAGCACGCCCGCGTGCCGCCGGCGGCGGTGCCAACCGCTGGGTCGTCCTGCTCGTCCTCTGCGTGAGCCTGCTCCTGGTCGCGCTGGACGCGACCGTGCTGCACGTCGCCGTGCCCGCCGTCACGGAGGACCTCCGCCCGTCCGGGGTCGAACTCCTGTGGATCGTCGACGCCTACCCCCTGGTGTGCGCCTCGCTGCTGATCCTCTTCGGCACCCTCGGCGACCGGGTCGGGCGCCGGCGCGTCCTGCTGCTCGGCTACGCGCTCTTCGGCGTCGCCTCGGCCGTCGCCGCGCTGGCCACCACGCCCGAGGTGCTCATCGGCGCCAGGGCGCTGCTCGGCGTCGGCGGTGCGATGATCATGCCGGCGACGCTCTCCATACTCCGGGCCGTCTTCCCGGACCGGCGCGAGCGCGCCACCGCCATCGGCATCTGGACCGCCGTCGCCGCGGTCGGCGCCGCCACCGGTCCCGTCCTGGGCGGCTTCCTCGTCCAGCACTTCTGGTGGGGCTCGGTCTTCCTGATCAACATCCCGCTGATGCTGCTGATCCTGCCGGTCGGCCGCTGGTTGCTCCCCGAGTCCCGGGGCGACCGCGGGGGTCCGTGGGACGTCCTCGGGGCACTCATGGCCGCCGCCGGAGTGCTCGGCGTCGTCCTCGGCGTGAAGCGGCTCGGCGCCGGCGACGCGCTGCTGGACCTCGGCACGGCCGGCCCGCTGCTCGCCGGGGCCGTGCTCCTCGTCCTCTTCGTCCGCCGCCAGAAGCGCCGCAGGCATCCGCTGATCGACATGCGGATGTTCGCCCGGGCGACCTTCTCCACCTCGGTCGGCTGCATCGTCCTCGCCATGCTGGCGCTCGTCGGCCTGGAGCTGATCGCCGTCCAGTACCTCCAGCTCGTGCTCGGGCTGAGTCCGCTGGAGACCGGTCTGCGCCTGCTGCCGCTCACCTTCGCCGCGATGGCCGCCGGAGCCACCGGTTCCCTCACCCTCCGCCGCCTCGGCCCCCGGCGGATGGTCGGCTGGGGCTTCGTGCTCACGGCCGCCGCCGTGGTGCTGCTGACCCTGATGGGGCAGCACGACCGGCCGCTGCTGCTCACCGCCGGATTCGTCCTCCTCGGCTTCGGGCTGCAGACCACGCTCTTCGGCGCGTACGAGTCGATGCTCAGCGAGGCCCCGCCCGAGCAGGCGGGCGGCGCCGCCGCCATCGGGGAGACCTCCTACCAGCTGGGCGCCGGCATGGGCATCGCGCTGCTCGGCAGTGTCATGAACGCCGCCTACGCCCCCGGGCTCGACGACGCCGCGAGCGCTCCGCCCGCGGCACGCAGCGCCGCCGCACACTCGCTCGGCGAGGCGTACCAGGTGGCCCTCCAGCTGGGCGGCCCCGCCGGGGACGCGCTGCGGACCGCCGCCCGGCACGCCTTCGTCCACGGACTGCACGTCACGCTCTTCGTCAGCGCGGGGCTGCTGCTGCTCGGCGCGCTGGCCGCACTCCGGCTGCCGAAGGTCATGGAGTGCGCCGAGCCCGACGACCTCACGGGCCTCCACGACGGGCGGCGGGCCCCGGACACCCGGTCCGGGCCTCCCGCGCCGGAGCCCGCACTGCCGGGCGCCCCGCTCCGGGACCACCTACGGCCGGAGTCCGCGGTCCCCGCGCGCCGTGCGCCCGCGGAGGCGGGCGGTCCGGCACGCACTGGACGCACGGCACACTGA
- a CDS encoding S1 family peptidase — MRIKRTTPTHGVARRTRLLAVTTGLVAAAALAVPTAGAVEAPVTFSASQLSAASDAVLTADVAGTAWHVDKATNTLVVTADSTVSKAEIAQIERAAGANAGALRIERTPGRFSKLISGGDAVYATSWRCSLGFNVRSSSGTSYFLTAGHCTDGAGTWYANSARTTVLGPTAGSSFPGNDYGIVRYSNTSIAKPGTVGSVDITSAANATVGMSVTRRGSTTGTHSGTVTGLNATVNYGGGDVVYGMIRTNVCAEPGDSGGPLYSGSRAIGLTSGGSGNCSSGGTTFFQPVTEALSAYGVSVY; from the coding sequence GTGAGGATCAAGCGCACCACCCCCACCCACGGCGTGGCCAGACGTACCCGTCTGCTCGCCGTGACGACCGGTCTCGTCGCCGCCGCCGCACTGGCCGTCCCCACCGCAGGTGCCGTCGAGGCCCCCGTCACCTTCAGCGCGTCCCAGCTCTCCGCCGCGAGCGACGCCGTGCTGACCGCCGATGTGGCAGGTACCGCCTGGCACGTCGACAAGGCGACCAACACCCTGGTCGTGACCGCCGACTCCACCGTCTCCAAGGCCGAGATCGCGCAGATCGAGCGGGCGGCCGGCGCGAACGCCGGTGCTCTCCGTATCGAGCGCACTCCCGGCCGGTTCAGCAAGCTCATCTCGGGCGGCGACGCCGTCTACGCCACCAGCTGGCGCTGCTCGCTGGGCTTCAACGTCCGCAGCAGTTCCGGCACTTCGTACTTCCTGACAGCGGGCCACTGCACCGACGGCGCGGGCACCTGGTACGCGAACTCCGCCCGCACCACCGTACTCGGCCCGACCGCGGGCTCCAGCTTCCCGGGCAACGACTACGGCATCGTGCGCTACAGCAACACCTCCATCGCCAAGCCGGGCACCGTCGGCAGCGTCGACATCACCAGCGCCGCCAACGCGACGGTCGGCATGTCGGTGACCCGCCGCGGCTCCACCACGGGCACCCACAGCGGCACCGTCACCGGCCTCAACGCCACGGTCAACTACGGCGGCGGTGACGTCGTCTACGGCATGATCCGCACGAACGTGTGCGCTGAACCCGGCGACAGCGGCGGCCCGCTGTACTCCGGCAGCCGGGCCATCGGCCTCACCTCCGGCGGCAGCGGCAACTGCTCCAGCGGCGGTACGACCTTCTTCCAGCCGGTCACCGAGGCCCTGAGCGCCTACGGCGTCAGTGTCTACTGA
- the fxsA gene encoding FxSxx-COOH cyclophane-containing RiPP peptide, whose amino-acid sequence MKKDRVPLTEIDVRDAEAARKLGRVRPAGADRSARMSTFNSAL is encoded by the coding sequence GTGAAGAAGGATCGGGTGCCCCTCACCGAGATCGACGTACGTGACGCCGAGGCGGCCAGGAAGCTGGGTCGTGTGCGCCCCGCGGGCGCCGACCGTTCCGCACGGATGTCCACGTTCAACTCCGCGCTCTAG